The DNA region tttaatttaaatatccttttaacaatattatttctGTAAatgtattattcatattatcaaaatcctttgacaatatttttaactaactcaaattatatatttaaaattcaaatcaaactgaaactAACTTATATTTGAGCTTAACGCAACTTCAACCTTACTTCAAGTCCAAACATATGcttataatattaattcaaacaattttacaCAGTAATCCAAGTAACAAAAAAGTGTGTTCAAACCGAATTTGTAAAAAGTCAATTGGAAATTATTACGGTAGAAGAAAACGTCCCCGCATGGGCAAGCTCCTGTGCATCGAGTAGCGAGTTCGAGTCAtccaaatttgaaccaaacaatatgattataattagTCTTAACACGTTCCATTTGAATCATCATTGCACGATTCCAAGGCCCTATGCAGAAAGAAAAGATTGATAACTTCTATCTGCAATTAGAATGAGCATCAAAAGCATGGTACACAAATTTTGATCGACTGTATTAACCAATGGACATACAAAGTATCGTACTCGTACAAAAGACCGATCAACTCTTTCTCCAATGGGCATACAAGCAAAGTATAACTATAAAGACATCAGCATGCCACCATATTAAAAAGTTGCATTTTTATCCTAAGGTCCCCACATTTCAAAACATGCAATCAGAACAAGAAACAAACATCAGCTCTTCAAAGCATATCCTATAGCAACACTAATGTCACTTCCCCTCATTTGCTCCTTCAGAAAGTACCCCGCTACTGTATTCTTATCTTTCATGTTTATTTCTGCAAGCAGACACCTGTGGGAATGAATGGTTAGAAGCCCAAATTGGCTGTGAACTGTTTCGGTTAGGATTCAAAGGAACGTTTTGAGGAGCTCCGTATCTAACGCTACGAGGAAAGTTCCAGTTTCCTAGCATCGTGCAAGTTATTAGAACTATTGAGAATCAAAGTCAGGCTTTGATGGATAGTCAAGACCCTGAAGTGCTGGCATCCGGCGTAAATCTTCATCTGAATATGCAGGAATGAACCAATATCGCTTGTCCATCCCAAAAACCTAACAagttaaatcaacaccaaaagtCAGCTAAAGGTCAAAATATAAGAAGCAAAAATAACCTACTGCATTTTACATAAGAGCCCACCCCCCAttgaatacaaatatttttcaGTGTTAAAGTTGAAAGAGTTTATCATTTCTTGAAAAAGCCAAATCCTCTATGTTCACACACTACTTACATACCATAACTAATGTCTTCCCTATCCACAAGAGGGAGAAAAATGACTTCAATACTattctcaaatcaaatattGGATCCAAGAAATCCAGACTTTCAATTTACAAACCACCATGGTCCGACGTTCCCAGTAGTAAAATATTAACACAAGttgttggaaaataaaatataaaagatataacGAATCTTATTGTTTAACTAGTGCTGCTGCAGAATCCAGAACAATTCAATTTTACAGGATGACCAATCATGTTTCTAGCATTCACAATTTCTGACTTTATTAGGAATAGGGCAGATTTGTAGGTTATAAATGACGGTTGACTGCCTTTCCAAAATCCAagtaaaggtaataaaagagaTCATTATAATTGCATTCACTAAACCCAAACCAGTTCCTGATATACAATGagcatgaattaaaaataaataataattgccAAACAAAACTTGATGTTATTATTCATAGTTGTAAATCTTATGCCACATTTTAATgcaaaggaagaagagaaagagcaTCATGTTGCACATTGTAACAACCTGTTCAAAATTCTTCTTATGCCCTAGGTCATAACGCCATTTTGGAGTGGTCTTCTTCTCATATGCCTGATCACAGTAAAATGATAGATTGATCAGTGAGTAAGTCCTCATCTCCAGCACCTTCCCTCTAAAATTGTGCAAGTACCATGTTCTACAACAGAATATCATAGAAAATCCAAATGTATTTGCAATTAATATAGCTACTTAAGAGTAGGGTTTTTACtactctttatattttttatttttattaaaaacaaatccTTGTGGACATAGTTGAGAACATGGACCATCTGATGGgaattggtttaaaattttcgaACCACTTAGGTTTTCCATGAGGAAGAACCAGATCTGAAAATTCTGATGTATTAAGCATGTTCCAAACTAAGGCCACCAGTACAAATCTGATTTTAAAGAATCCCTCCcacatataatttgattaatattataaaaaaaaaattgagaaacacCACCATTAACAATGTGACATCAAAGTAGAAAAGTAAAAGGAAGAAAGTGGGGAAGTAACAAAAGCACTATACCTCAATAGTTGTGGTATTAGCAGCCACCAAAGATATGTGCATGATCAGAAAGCCCAGCACACTCAATGCAAATGCCAGATTCAAAACTGAGACAAGCCAGCACCCATAATTGTACAAAAGTACAGATATAACCAATAACATATTGTCAGATAAGAGGCTAAACAAGTCATACCAAAAGCAAGAAAGGTAGTTGCAAGGGTTCCTGGTGTGCCAGGAATTTCTCCTTCACTGAAGAATGCTATAAAATGCGGAAGCAGCGATAGTGTCACAAGAGTTGTCTCAAGAAATGTGTAGAACTGCattaatatataagatttatGATTTGTGCAATATCAACATAAAAACTGGACGGAAGAGTGTGTAACCATAGTCAACCAGTAACCAAAAAATACTAATAAGTTAAACCAGGATAAATTCATCTAAGACCTGTAACACTTCATCCACAGACATCTTCtcaaaaataattcaaatgacatagaaattaatttctcaaaattgattcaaatgACACAGTGCTGGTCAATACCACATCccaattaaaattgaaaaaaagtcATCTTGAAATATATGAGCTTCGAGGCATGTAATTCTGGATCATGAGGAAAGCAAAAGGAACTACAGTGTTTTGTCCTACCAGACGTTTATGTGTGACATGAAAATGGAAAACCACGCCCACTCTAGAGCAAACTACAAGTGAGATTTCAGTTTTTTTACCTCTTTCACTCTCTTTATGAGAACTACTCTGCATAATCTTAACTAAGATTTGAGAAAGAAGTCTTCTTTCACTATAAAATCAGGAATAGACCAAAGCAGAACTAAAAGTAACAATTTACAGGATAAATAAAACTgcttatgcttttttttttctataagaaTTTGTGGGTCAGCAAGAAATGCAAACATaccaagaagagaagaaagtaCTTATAATTCATTGCCCCAACACAATTAACAACCCAAACACAATGATGGTCCATCTTTAGTATGCACCGTCCacctaaaacaaacaaaataaataaataaatacaacttATCTTTAGGTTATGAGAGattaaagaaaggaaaattttccAATTTAATGAGTGCAAGTAAAAACTCACAAACGGAACAATGATGGCATCTGGGTGGCTTCAGCTGGTTGCACTTCTGACAGCATCGGATTCTTTGATTTGATGGGTCAGACTGCAAACCAGTAAATTCTGACCCATTTAATGGGTCAGTCTCTCCTCTCTCCTCATCAATTGCAGGCCTCCAATTAGGTGGCACACTACCCGGATCAGTCAAAACAACTGAAAAATAACTCCACAACAGCATCACCAACTGCAAAATGTCAAAGACCTTCCATTTTAAGTACCATTCACTCCATATACTTGATCAGCTTTCACTCAAtcttcttttaaataaaaattagaaactcGCCATGCTTAAAAATAGCTCTAGAATCTATTTCCTTTAATAATAAGGGACTAAATATTGAACAAAATGCTGCAATTTGAAGACTTCCAAGAACGCTTAATTGTCTAAAATTTAAGTCCAGAATATCATCAAAACTGAAGTTTCCAAACCAAATGTTAAGATCCACTAAAAAATTGCCATTTGAATTGATAACCAAAGCACAAAATTCTCAACTATATTCATCACCTAAAATAATTGAGCTAAAATGcttttacaaatataatcatttcTCCAAGTCGGACATCGTAAATCAATGATTgaaagttttatataataataattaataaaaatctcCAAACATTACCACACCCCCAGAACCAACAAGATCGTGATAAAAAACCCCCTCGTAAAGCGACGAACCAGAGCAACTTACCAAACCATGAAACAAGATCAATACAACCAGAGCAGTGAGAGAATCAAGCCCTCCGTCGTACAAAGCGGGTCCAtaattggtcaaaacgacggcGTAATAGGTGACACCAACGACCCCAAGAACCAACAAGATCATAATCGAACCAAGACCCCGCAAGGCCGTACAGAACTTAAACACATTCCAAGCCATCGCAGCTCCAGATCTATGCATTACGAAGAACttaaacccaaaaaagaaaatcaattggATTTTTTCCACTGATTTCTTCAAGCAGAATGCGTGAatgatttagggtttagaattAAGCAGGGAGTCGCTAGCggatgaaaattatattatcaagAGTCGTTTAAAACAAGAAAACGGAATCAAAATGAAACAGAAAAAGGGGTGCTTCATGTGTTTGAGGTTTCTGAGAACTTTTGTGTTTTGTGAATTGTGAATATCGGGTTTATGTGATTTGGGATTCCAGGTGGGGTGCTGAATCCACGTCGTTGGAGAGAAGCAAGCAAGCAATGTCTGAGAGAAAAATGGGAGGCTGACTGATTACCcatcttttttaagaaaattgcaTTTTCGTCATTATTCATCTAGAAGTTCTTTTCGTCTGTGATGACGCTAACTCACTCTATTTGGGgaacaattttgataaaatatttaacaaaaaaggttaaattatttaatcagcTCATCTAccagtttattattattattattttttaaattgttatattttcttgaattaaaaatatcaaaaataaaattttatatttaaataatttatataattttatatataaatattatctttttatcaaattttttaataattaatattttaaatatattttttttctatcagtCATCGTCTCTAAAAACCTactaaaatctattttttattaattactgtGATTTAATCAAACCCTTATCACCTTCGacttttttttatcatgtgatttgatgaataacaacaataatattCCAGTCAAAATGACAACAAGtgttttctaaactaaattgttaatttttaaattcgtcaaaatggttaagtttttatttttaaaactttaaaattaaaatttggattgggatgataaaagtttttattttgtcgTTATAACTTCAACAGACCTGCCAGATTACCATGGGCAGACAAAAGTCAAGAATTGAATTCCTATGGTTACCCTCGCTGTCCAAACAATGTTGAGATGAGTGGACGAGattgaaaatttgggaaaaaGCAGAAGCACGAGAAAGGATATGACGGCCAACACAAACAAACAAGCATAGTAATTCGACATTGCTCTCGAATCCAATCATCAAAGCCAAATGATATCTTCGTTAAAAAAGTTCCATGCAAGTGGATAAAGCTGTAGAGTGTTACCGGAGGAACGGGTTGAATTTGATATAACTTAATCTAGCTTAAATCATACTTTAAATAGATTGAATTAACTTCAAACCAATAatcgaatttatttttataaataaattaaattcaaagcaaatttaaagttgaattcttttctaattaagaataattaattcaattttaattttaattcatttaaattagtcaacaataatattaaaaaaatagagttgaaaaaaaaaactaacaaagaaGAGAAATGGTCACCAACAAGACAAGTTTcaactttaatattaattttgaagtgagtttaaatttaagaaattaatttttttaattcaaattcgatttatttaaatcgaatATCAAAGCAAACTGAAACTGGTTAGCATCGAATTCaccctatttttaataaatgtgacctatgacaaagaatgtTTCGTGCTTAATGAGTTACATATAGAAAAAGTAATAGCCATAACAAATGTGGTCAACGAATGATACCATTCTTCAAGGCTTTGGCTTCAAAgatctcttatattatttttgcagACAGCTCGGTCTGGTTGAATCTTGGTACATTGTCTAAATTTAGACGGAACCCAAATATTGACCTGAAAAAAAAGTGGATTCTTTCTGGTTGTCTCAGATGTCAGTTATGGAGCCAACCTTAAACATTAAACATGTCCTGGTAATAAGCGGAATACTACTAAAACGGAATGAGTTACGTTCCATTTGCATTTGCGGCCCCAATACTATGATTTGACCCAACAAGCTGTAAGTCTCCAGTCACTCAGGCTCGATTCGAGCACTGGCTACGGTTAAAATGAGTGGACCTGcttgattttcaataaaattacttaaatctaattttaaatatttaattaattatttaaataatatattaatggttaatataattaaattaaaaataaaaaatatttaattatataataatatatttttaaaatattaaattaaacatttaaaattggaaatatattacacttttgttattttataggaaaaatgactatttcccacccttTTTTTAAGCCTATCTCAAATGAATACCTATGAGGGATGAAAAACTCTTTCTCATACCAATAACCAAATTGCCGTCTAATTTCTCAGTTAAGGACAGgggtaaaattaatattttactgtttatattaaaaagttataaaatttattactttttactCCCCTTAGGTTTCacaaactaacatttcatctttaaccaaagtttttaaactttgaaaactaacattttcacccccaaacaaagggtttccatattttttaaaaagcaattgtcccccataactttcaaacataacagtttcaccctcattctttAACTTCATTTTCCGACGTCATATCCGACGTCGTCACCAGCCTCCTCTTTCTCCTGGTGTAACGGCggtggtgtgacgaagagatcttcatctcctcgtcacacggtgcgacaaagagacagagatctttTCGTCTCACCACCATGCGACGAAGAgatagagatctcttcgtcgcaccaccatgcgacgaagaggtctctcttcgtcacTCGTTGCATCGTCCAGATGCGACGACATAACATCGTCTCTTGTCTATTCTTTGAGATTTGGATGATGTTTCGTCATCCAAATCTGGGAGATGAAGAgttgtccttcgtcgtcctttgtagtcagagatgagAGATCGATGGAATGTGTCGACCATCGGTGGTGGTCGGAGAaagaagcaaaccctaggggtgaaatctaaactttttgaactttgaggatgggttgagtggttaatttttaaaacttggagggggaaaatggtgaaattttaaagttttatggttttaaacagtaaaatatcaattttgccCCTATCCTTAACTGAGaaattggacgacagtttggtcatggatAGGAAAAAGGGTTTTTCATCTTTCGTGGGTATCAGTTTGAGATAGGCGTAaaaatgggtggaaaatagtcattttccctattttatatcaaatacaACTCTAAATGACTGActtattatcatatttgaatgTGATTTTCAGTTaatatgattggataaaaaaaaaagactaataCTATATATTCTcaatttaagtaaataaatagagacatatttatgtatattatcgtgtgattaaatattattttatttttaattcaaaattattcaattatataataatatatatcaaatatatatttatttatataataaaatagatacaaataatTTTGTCGAGAAGTTATATATCTTGTGCTTCACTGACCATAAATACTTGGatggttaaaaatatttaaaaaaatcaaaaacagaataaagaaaaatatgtatgacatgattttagaaattatcTCATTCCAAAACGTAGAATTTTGCCCGTCTAGCTAGCGCAAGGCTCTTAACCTTGTGGTCGTGGGTCCGAGCCCAACGGTGGGcgttttctttaatattttgcCTTGGTCATATAACCTAACCATACTGATAAAAAACAATAGCACAGaggatttaaacaaaataaattaatgctAACTCAAACCACATCTTCCAGTTCTGTATGATGGTTTCTAGTCACGCAAATTTCAGTACAATCAACCTCCAAGTCAATATTTCCACACTATTGTCCACTCAAAGTGTTTACTGTTCTACTTTTCACTCAAGTGAAGATCGGTACCATGTAATTCGTGATGAATATGCCACTGAACTTTTTAATCTCGAAAGGATTAGTGCTCAAAACTTTTGGTGTATCTGAATCAATCTGTCAGATCAGAAGCTCCTTCATGCCGGGGGCTTGATTTTGTGAATTGAATTTCCCTCATGATAGGTCAAGCGATGGCGCTGTCCACAACTTAACTTTCTTGTCACCACCAGATGTTGCTAAGATAAAGCCTTGTCCACTTCCTGTATGATATGTAAGTTCAAGCGATTAAACTTCACTCCACATCTAGTTCACAGAACATAcaatgcattggaagaagaaatCAGAAGAAAAGGCACAACAAGAACTGCAATagattaatcattaaatatggATCAGCATTGGCTATCTTGCAACCATGCTCAAATATGTAGGcttcaaaatattttgaattccCAAAGTTTTAGATTTGTTGGGAATACAAGAATGGgatatattaatttcatcattGGAAAACGTTTCTGTTGACATCATCTGTGACATGCCTCTAGACCTGGGCTCTTTTGTCAAGTTTCCCACAGGATTCCAAGAATCTGAAATAAAATCACAGTTATGGATATTCTTAATAGGCTATGATGCTCCATCTATGCTACACTTGTTTCAGCGCAGTGGTGAAGGCACCTTTGCAGATGGACAAGAATATGTCTTATctctcaaaataaataaacaaagggGGGCAGTTTTCCAGAAgtaaacaacatataaatttaggTACTAGTATAGATATTTGTATGAACTAGAAGATATCTGCAGATGTGCATCTTTGAGTTTTCTAGTTGAGAACATCAACAACTAATACCAAAGAATGGAATAGACATAGGTCATATAGCAAGGTGATTTACCCATTGGAATCGTCGTTGGTGCCCAGGCAATGGATGTGATATCACCTGCAAGATAAGACTACCATAAATACAAAGAAAGGAGCAGAATAGTAAAACAAGGTGGCATATTGAGGGGTGTTCAAGATCCAAGATTCATACACCTTCAACTGTTACGTATCAATAAAAGATATACCCAACCGGATAATTGCAGAACAAGCTACAACTACTGGACAGAAAAGTAAAGACCCAAACttgaaaaggataaaaaaaaaaaaatccaaacttgaccatataaaaaagttaaagcATGGTTCCCCGCTCCATCTTAATCGCTCTCACAATCAATTTGACTTAAGGGTCTGGGTACATATAAAATTGCAGAATAAATTCTTctagatgaaaaattaaatttcaattagcAGAATAGTTAAATGAATCAGGAAACTTAATCCACAGACATACTTTCATGAGCTTTGTCAGCTGTGTCTAAAACCTTTCCACTTTCAACACTTAACCACTGCAGTGTTGAGCCATGAGTAGCTGCCAATATCCTTCCATCAGGGGACAGACTAAGATGATCATAATGCAAGGTAGCACCACTTGAATCATGAAGTGGAATTGGAAATAACTTCAAAGTCTTTGGATCCTCATCGAGATGATATCGAACTTCAGAAAACAGAAACCAAAGATcagaatacaaaaaattaatgtaCTCACCAAAATAAGAATTTCATCCAAATAACATTATTCAGTTACAATATTCAACTCACACAAAATGTAAATTAGATCCGGTGATCATTGATTAAAGATGCATATAGTTTTAAACAAATCTTCAATTGTGCCAATAAGAGGCATATGGAATTATTAGTTCTGAGTCATGAATACTGGTAAAGTacaataaatatgatattatacaaACCATTGATGTTCCAAATTCTAATTGAGCCATCCTTGGAAGCTGTGATGATTTGCTCTGAGTTAGGTGCAAAGCATAACCAAGTTACTGCACTCTGCTTGTCAGAaagcaatttaaaaaattaggccACCAATGTAACGAGAACTTCAGGATGAAAGAAGTTCAACATAGCCCATATAAAATAATCGGAGGAAATACATGCATGTTGCATCCATAGCAGCAAGTGTGACATACATGCTACAGGCATAGGGGAAGAACCTTTTTTGGTCTTGGCTCCAATTCAACACTAAACAAGTCCAAATTAATTGAATACTGGTGTCATAAATTCCATGAGTAGGTTTGTTGTTGCTTTGTATTAATCTTTATGCATCTTACAGGAATATGGTTCACAAGGGAAGAACCTTTTTTGGTCTTGGTTCCAATTCAACACTAAAAAGTCCAAAGTAACTGAATACTTGTGTCATAAATTCCCCCAGTAGGTTCGCCCTTGCTTTGTGTTAATCTTTATGCATCTTAGAGGAATATGGTTCACAAGggaaattttgtatttttcttattaaaaaaagttctgattgttgatttgattttctgaaattgaaaatgtgaaattttattCTAGTCAATTAAGATAGAATACTATTCTTGATTTGAAATTCCACGGAAAtagaacagaaaaaagaaaagaaaacgaGAAGAGCATCTGTCATGGTTATAGAGgtttatcaaatcatataaccTTATGCCCTTTAAGCTGCATAACTTTTGAAACCTCCTTGACTGAACCATCCTTTGAGTACACAATTTCCCACACctacataagaaaaaaaaattaattagcaATCCACAAGATCCAATTCAAACAATCAAATGTTCACTATAGCATGTTCAAGAACTTCATCAGGGGTCTCATAAATGATCAAGAAATATCCAATGAGTTGTATATTGTCATAGGCTCTAATGGCAATAGCAGCAATACTCACCTTCACATCAGCAGTGAAAGCAGCAGCAGCAAGAAAACGCCCATTTGGTGATATAGCAGCCATGtggtttttcaattgatttgaaTCAACATTGCCCAAAAGTTTTCCAGTTTTTCCATGCCAAAGTATGATATCAGTTCCTAGAAAGCAATAATGATTAGAAAGAATCATTCTTCCGCAAAACCAACAAGTATATGAAGTTAAATAGGCcagaattaataaaagaagttaaGATACGCATTAAGTCATAGCATGTAGGACAAAGGAACATCATATACCTTCAGAACAAGAGGCAATAATTGCACTCCCATCACCACTGCCATAGGTAGAAGTAGCTCCGCAAAGTGTTAGAATAGCTCTTTTCTCATGGACTTTGTGATGTTCCCATTTGACTTCTGGAAGAGGAA from Mangifera indica cultivar Alphonso chromosome 8, CATAS_Mindica_2.1, whole genome shotgun sequence includes:
- the LOC123224166 gene encoding probable protein S-acyltransferase 14, with protein sequence MHRSGAAMAWNVFKFCTALRGLGSIMILLVLGVVGVTYYAVVLTNYGPALYDGGLDSLTALVVLILFHGLLVMLLWSYFSVVLTDPGSVPPNWRPAIDEERGETDPLNGSEFTGLQSDPSNQRIRCCQKCNQLKPPRCHHCSVCGRCILKMDHHCVWVVNCVGAMNYKYFLLFLFYTFLETTLVTLSLLPHFIAFFSEGEIPGTPGTLATTFLAFVLNLAFALSVLGFLIMHISLVAANTTTIEAYEKKTTPKWRYDLGHKKNFEQVFGMDKRYWFIPAYSDEDLRRMPALQGLDYPSKPDFDSQ
- the LOC123224197 gene encoding transducin beta-like protein 2; translation: MDPVLSIALLSVVLGALVVLLFFKSYFGKRRSEVQSIAKRELQPDHKKPSKPSKPTSRKSHSKPHTHASDKDQNKRHHPLDVNTLKGHGDSVTGLCFSSDGRNLVTACADGVVRVFKLDDALSKSFKFLRINLPPGGPPTAVTFTDDASSIVVATHNLSGCSLYMYGDEKTKSVNENKQQAKLPLPEVKWEHHKVHEKRAILTLCGATSTYGSGDGSAIIASCSEGTDIILWHGKTGKLLGNVDSNQLKNHMAAISPNGRFLAAAAFTADVKVWEIVYSKDGSVKEVSKVMQLKGHKSAVTWLCFAPNSEQIITASKDGSIRIWNINVRYHLDEDPKTLKLFPIPLHDSSGATLHYDHLSLSPDGRILAATHGSTLQWLSVESGKVLDTADKAHESDITSIAWAPTTIPMGSGQGFILATSGGDKKVKLWTAPSLDLS